The Mangifera indica cultivar Alphonso chromosome 8, CATAS_Mindica_2.1, whole genome shotgun sequence genome has a window encoding:
- the LOC123223803 gene encoding jasmonoyl--L-amino acid synthetase JAR4-like, translating to MLEKTETIDVDQVIEEFETVTKDAEKIQRETLKRILEENGSAEYLQNLGLNGRTDPESFKACVPLVSHSDLEPYIRRIADGDTSHILTGKAITIMSLSSGTTQGKPKFVPFNDELMQTTMQIYRTSFAFRNKEFPIGNGKALQFIYGSRQFITKGGLNAGTATTNVYRNSQFKSGMKAMLSQCCSPDEVIFGPDYQQSLYCHLLCGLISCEEIQLVFSTFAHSIVHAFRTFEQVWEELCADIQEGVLSSRVTVPSIRAAMSEILKPNPELADSIHKRCSGLSNWYGLIPTLFPNAKYVYGILTGSMEPYLKKLRHYAGELHLISADYGSSEGWIGANVNPSLPPELATYAVLPNIGYFEFLPLKQNVEDQVLYLERKPLGLTEVKVGEEYEIIVTTFAGLYRYRLGDVVKVMGFHNSTPELKFICRSNLLLTINIDKNTETDLQLSVETAAKLLAEEKLEVVDFTSHVDVSTDPGHYVIFWEISGDASAEILQECCNCLDRSFIDAGYVSSRKVNAIGPLELRVVQRGTFHKILDHYVALGSALNQFKTPRCVGTANNVVLQILANNVAKNFFSTAFG from the exons ATGTTGGAGAAGACGGAAACTATTGATGTAGATCAAGTGATAGAGGAATTTGAAACAGTCACCAAGGATGCTGAGAAAATTCAGAGGGAGACTTTGAAAAGGATTTTGGAAGAAAATGGATCGGCTGAGTACTTGCAAAATCTCGGTCTCAATGGAAGAACAGACCCTGAAAGTTTTAAGGCTTGTGTTCCACTTGTTTCTCATTCAGACCTGGAACCTTATATTCGGCGAATCGCTGATGGTGATACCTCACATATCCTCACTGGCAAGGCCATAACAATTATGTCGCTAAG CTCTGGAACGACTCAAGGAAAGCCTAAATTTGTACCCTTCAATGATGAGTTGATGCAAACCACCATGCAGATATATCGGACTTCTTTTGCCTTTAGAAACAA AGAGTTTCCTATTGGAAATGGGAAAGCCTTACAGTTTATATATGGCAGCAGGCAGTTCATAACAAAAGGGGGGCTAAATGCAGGAACTGCTACTACAAATGTCTACCGCAATTCACAGTTCAAAAGTGGGATGAAGGCAATGCTTTCCCAGTGTTGCAGCCCTGACGAAGTAATATTTGGTCCTGATTACCAACAGTCGTTGTATTGCCATCTCCTATGTGGCCTAATCTCTTGCGAGGAAATTCAACTTGTGTTCTCAACCTTTGCCCACAGTATTGTCCACGCTTTCCGGACATTTGAACAAGTTTGGGAAGAGCTATGTGCTGACATACAGGAAGGTGTCCTCTCAAGTCGAGTCACTGTCCCTTCAATCCGAGCAGCTATGTCCGAAATACTGAAGCCAAATCCTGAATTGGCTGATTCGATTCATAAAAGATGCTCTGGATTGAGTAATTGGTATGGATTAATACCAACACTATTTCCTAATGCAAAGTACGTCTATGGGATATTAACTGGGTCAATGGAGCCATATCTGAAAAAGTTGAGACATTATGCGGGGGAGCTGCATCTTATCAGTGCTGATTATGGTTCTTCTGAAGGTTGGATTGGAGCAAATGTCAATCCAAGTTTGCCACCTGAGTTGGCTACTTATGCTGTGCTCCCTAATATAGGATATTTTGAATTCCTCCCTCTCAAACAGAATGTGGAGGATCAGGTACTCTACCTGGAGCGCAAGCCACTGGGCTTGACTGAAGTTAAGGTTGGGGAAGAGTATGAAATAATTGTCACAACTTTTGCAG GTTTGTACCGTTATCGACTAGGAGATGTGGTCAAGGTTATGGGCTTTCACAATTCAACCCCGGAACTGAAATTTATTTGCAGGAGTAACCTGTTACTCACCATAAACATAGACAAGAACACTGAAACAGACTTGCAGCTCTCTGTAGAAACGGCAGCCAAACTTTTAgctgaagaaaaacttgaagtGGTTGACTTCACCAGCCATGTTGATGTATCAACAGATCCTGGTCACTATGTGATATTCTGGGAAATTAGTGGTGACGCAAGTGCGGAAATCTTGCAAGAATGCTGCAATTGTTTGGATCGATCTTTTATCGATGCAGGCTATGTTAGTTCACGCAAGGTTAATGCCATTGGTCCTCTTGAGCTCCGAGTTGTTCAAAGGGGGACCTTCCACAAAATCCTCGATCACTACGTCGCGTTAGGCTCTGCTCTTAATCAGTTTAAAACCCCAAGGTGTGTAGGAACTGCCAACAATGTGGTGTTGCAAATCTTAGCTAACAATGTTGCTAAGAACTTTTTTAGTACTGCTTTTGGGTGA